One window of the Prinia subflava isolate CZ2003 ecotype Zambia chromosome 1, Cam_Psub_1.2, whole genome shotgun sequence genome contains the following:
- the LOC134562462 gene encoding high affinity immunoglobulin gamma Fc receptor I-like isoform X2 has translation MLCPCPAVPGPVLALAGWCPLSPTGTQTTQLLVEPPWIPAVLWDQVTLTCWGLGTAGATTWYKDGQRWWQKGPNCFTVTMSGTYTCDRPGTGPSPPMRVSNERLVLQLPARVLLEGDTVTLRCRGWQDGTVTGVRFYHEGKDLGGPFNGTELSLYPLQLHHSGCYRCGGRVNFAASLWWEMSAPVTVTVTIHVPVANATITPGPLSHQVHTGDPVTLRCSVQVGSAPVTFTWLHNGQEVAQGPILELGDVNVGHSGTYQCVATNQLGQDGHRVFQALSPELVLEVTQQGHWNTVATGVSGSLLFLVLLVGVAVVWQRWNYMAARKHQERVPPDSLAFPGEDPQATYMELKGPHGQAWEPSDIYDHLQQKL, from the exons atgctgtgtccctgccctgctgtccccggccctgtgctggccctggcaggCTGGTGTCCCCTGTCACCCACAGGCACCCAGaccacccagctcctggtggaGCCCCCCTGGATACCGGCAGTGCTGTGGGACCAGGTGACACTGACCTGCTGGGGCTTGGGGACCGCCGGTGCCACCACCTGGTACAAGGATGGGCAACGGTGGTGGCAGAAGGGACCTAACTGCTTCACTGTCACCATGAGTGGCACCTACACATGTGACAGACCTGGCACAGGGCCCAGCCCCCCCATGAGAGTCTCAAATG AGCGtcttgtgctgcagctgccgGCACGCgtgctgctggagggggacacggtgacactgcgctgccggggctggcaggATGGCACGGTCACTGGAGTACGATTCTACCACGAGGGGAAGGATCTGGGGGGGCCCTTCAATGGGACCGAGCTGTCCCTGtaccccctgcagctgcaccacagcGGCTGCTACCGCTGCGGGGGCAGGGTGAACTTTGCGGCATCACTGTGGTGGGAGATGTCAGCGccggtgacagtgacagtgacaataCATG tgcccGTGGCCAATGCCACCATCACCCCCGGTCCCCTGTCACACCAGGTGCACACAGGTGACCCCGTGACCCTGCGCTGCTCGGTGCAGGTTGGCTCAGCCCCTGTCACCTTCACCTGGCTACACAACGGGCAGGAGGTGGCCCAGGGTCCCATCCTGGAGCTTGGGGACGTCAATGTGGGACATTCGGGCACCTACCAGTGCGTGGCCACcaaccagctgggacaggacgGGCACCGCGTGTTCCAGGCACTCAGCCCCGAGCTGGTCCTGGAGGTGACACAACAAGGACACTGGAACACAG TGGCCACAGGGGTCAGCGGGTCCCTCCTGTTCCTGGTCCTGCTCGTGGGTGTGGCTGTTGTCTGGCAGCGGTGGAACTACATGG CTGCCAGGAAGCACCAGGAAAG GGTGCCCCCAGATTCCCTGGCATTCCCCGGGGAGGATCCTCAGGCGACCTACATGGAGCTGAAAGGGCCACACGGGCAAGCATGGGAACCCAGCGACATCTATGACCATCTACAACAAAAGCTGTGA
- the LOC134562462 gene encoding low affinity immunoglobulin gamma Fc region receptor III-B-like isoform X3, giving the protein MARKVTLLLWVQTLGLAGTQTTQLLVEPPWIPAVLWDQVTLTCWGLGTAGATTWYKDGQRWWQKGPNCFTVTMSGTYTCDRPGTGPSPPMRVSNERLVLQLPARVLLEGDTVTLRCRGWQDGTVTGVRFYHEGKDLGGPFNGTELSLYPLQLHHSGCYRCGGRVNFAASLWWEMSAPVTVTVTIHVPVANATITPGPLSHQVHTGDPVTLRCSVQVGSAPVTFTWLHNGQEVAQGPILELGDVNVGHSGTYQCVATNQLGQDGHRVFQALSPELVLEVTQQGHWNTAVATGVSGSLLFLVLLVGVAVVWQRWNYMAARKHQERVPPDSLAFPGEDPQATYMELKGPHGQAWEPSDIYDHLQQKL; this is encoded by the exons ATGGCCAGGAAGGTGACACTGCTCCTGTGGG tCCAGACCCTCGGCCTCGCTG GCACCCAGaccacccagctcctggtggaGCCCCCCTGGATACCGGCAGTGCTGTGGGACCAGGTGACACTGACCTGCTGGGGCTTGGGGACCGCCGGTGCCACCACCTGGTACAAGGATGGGCAACGGTGGTGGCAGAAGGGACCTAACTGCTTCACTGTCACCATGAGTGGCACCTACACATGTGACAGACCTGGCACAGGGCCCAGCCCCCCCATGAGAGTCTCAAATG AGCGtcttgtgctgcagctgccgGCACGCgtgctgctggagggggacacggtgacactgcgctgccggggctggcaggATGGCACGGTCACTGGAGTACGATTCTACCACGAGGGGAAGGATCTGGGGGGGCCCTTCAATGGGACCGAGCTGTCCCTGtaccccctgcagctgcaccacagcGGCTGCTACCGCTGCGGGGGCAGGGTGAACTTTGCGGCATCACTGTGGTGGGAGATGTCAGCGccggtgacagtgacagtgacaataCATG tgcccGTGGCCAATGCCACCATCACCCCCGGTCCCCTGTCACACCAGGTGCACACAGGTGACCCCGTGACCCTGCGCTGCTCGGTGCAGGTTGGCTCAGCCCCTGTCACCTTCACCTGGCTACACAACGGGCAGGAGGTGGCCCAGGGTCCCATCCTGGAGCTTGGGGACGTCAATGTGGGACATTCGGGCACCTACCAGTGCGTGGCCACcaaccagctgggacaggacgGGCACCGCGTGTTCCAGGCACTCAGCCCCGAGCTGGTCCTGGAGGTGACACAACAAGGACACTGGAACACAG CAGTGGCCACAGGGGTCAGCGGGTCCCTCCTGTTCCTGGTCCTGCTCGTGGGTGTGGCTGTTGTCTGGCAGCGGTGGAACTACATGG CTGCCAGGAAGCACCAGGAAAG GGTGCCCCCAGATTCCCTGGCATTCCCCGGGGAGGATCCTCAGGCGACCTACATGGAGCTGAAAGGGCCACACGGGCAAGCATGGGAACCCAGCGACATCTATGACCATCTACAACAAAAGCTGTGA
- the LOC134555095 gene encoding Fc receptor-like protein 3, which produces MIPPDLQGALWRQLGCVSLSLSMSRHAAERWPQQRVTASLDGRGHGDGREAQTLGLAGAQTTQLLVEPPWTPAVLWDRVTLTCQGLGTASATTWYKDGQRWRQKGPDRLIVTESGTYTCDRPSSGLSPPMTVLDAPLVLQVPARPLLEGDTVTLRCRRWRDTSVTTVRFYRGDEEVRESLSGTELSLSPLQLHHSGRYRCKGWVNSKVSRGWQESAPVTVTVHELFTVPVLEGPAEPIEGSPLNLSCLSSPSPLRPRAPLLHLFYRDGQCVGGPQGSPQLLVPAVGVSHSGNYSCQVRSEGGAVRKSSARLGVTVRRVPLSGVSLSAQPPGGQVALGDRLVLSCVVATGTGPLSFTWHRGGSGAPLGTGPHLELSHAGDNDSGHYHCRVSNGDSVAESVPLNVTVLVPVANATITPGPLSHQVHTGDPVTLRCSVQVGSAPVTFTWLHNGQEVARGPFLELGDVDVGHSGTYQCVATNQLGQDGHQALSPELALEVTPASPWVAAVAAGVSGSLLFVVLVVAVIRGWHRWNNAGGYPEDPSPPGFPEEGEVLYAHIVATERAGGPPRATAPQVTYAELPGPHGRQRDPSDICENVL; this is translated from the exons ATGATTCCCCCAGacctgcagggggcgctgtggcgcCAGCTTGGctgtgtctctctctctctctctatg AGCCGCCACGCAGCGGAGCGGTGGCCACAGCAGCGAGtgacagccagcctggatggCCGGGGACATGGGGATGGCCGGGAAG cccagaccctCGGCCTCGCTG GTGCCCAGaccacccagctcctggtggaGCCCCCCTGGACACCGGCAGTGCTGTGGGACCGGGTGACACTGACCTGCCAGGGCTTGGGGACCGCCAGTGCCACCACCTGGTACAAGGATGGGCAGCGGTGGAGGCAGAAGGGACCCGACCGCCTCATTGTCACCGAGAGTGGCACCTACACATGTGACAGACCCAGCAGTGGGCTCAGTCCCCCAATGACAGTCTTAGATG caccgttggtgctgcaggtgccagcacGGCCACTGCTGGAGGGGGACACAGTGACACTGCGCTGCCGGCGCTGGAGGGACACGTCGGTCACCACGGTGAGATTCTACCGTGGGGACGAGGAGGTGAGGGAGTCCCTCAGCGGGAccgagctgtccctgtcccctctgcagctgcaccacagcGGCCGCTATCGCTGCAAGGGCTGGGTGAACTCCAAGGTGTCACGGGGGTGGCAGGAGTCGGCGccggtgacagtgacagtgcacG agctcttcacGGTGCCGGTGCTGGAGGGTCCCGCCGAGCCCATCGAGGGGTCCCCCCTCAatctcagctgcctcagcagccccagccccctgcggccccgagcccccctcCTGCACCTCTTCTACCGGGACGGGCAGTGCGTGGGGGGCCCGCAGGGGTCGCCGCAGCTCCTGGTGCCCGCCGTGGGGGTCTCCCACTCGGGGAATTACAGCTGCCAGGTGCGCTCCGAGGGGGGGGCCGTGCGGAAGAGCAGCGCTCGGCTCGGCGTCACGGTGCGCA GGGTCCCGCTCTCGGGGGTGTCCctgtcagcacagccccccgggggacaggtggcactgggggaccgcctggtgctgagctgcgTGGTGGCCACAGGGACCGGTCCCCTGTCCTTCACCTGGCAccgggggggctcgggggcACCGCTGGGCACCGGCCCCCACCTGGAGCTGAGCCACGCTGGGGACAATGACAGCGGCCACTATCACTGCCGGGTCAGCAATGGGGACAGTGTGGCCGAGAGTGTCCCCCTGAATGTCACCGTCCTGG TGCCTGTGGCCAATGCCACCATCACTCCCGGTCCCCTGTCACACCAGGTGCACACAGGTGACCCCGTGACCCTGCGCTGCTCGGTgcaggtgggctcagcccctgtcacCTTCACCTGGCTGCACAACGGGCAGGAGGTGGCCCGGGGTCCCTTCCTGGAGCTTGGGGACGTCGATGTGGGACATTCGGGCACCTACCAGTGCGTGGCCACcaaccagctgggacaggacgGGCACCAGGCACTCAGCCCTGAGCTGGCCCTGGAGGTGACCCCTGCCTCACCCTGGGTCGCAG cagtggctgcaggggtCAGCGGGTCCCTCCTGTTCGTGGTCCTGGTCGTGGCTGTCATCAGGGGCTGGCACCGGTGGAACAATGCGGGTGG GTACCCTGAGGACCCCTCA CCCCCGGGTTTCCCAGAGGAGGGGGAGGTGCTGTACGCCCACATCGTGGCCACCGAGCGGGCAGGGG GGCCACCCCGTGCCACAGCCCCCCAGGTGACCTACGCGGAGCTGCCGGGACCCCACGGGCGACAGCGGGACCCCAGTGACATCTGCGAGAACGTGCTGTGA
- the LOC134562462 gene encoding high affinity immunoglobulin gamma Fc receptor I-like isoform X1 yields the protein MLCPCPAVPGPVLALAGWCPLSPTGTQTTQLLVEPPWIPAVLWDQVTLTCWGLGTAGATTWYKDGQRWWQKGPNCFTVTMSGTYTCDRPGTGPSPPMRVSNERLVLQLPARVLLEGDTVTLRCRGWQDGTVTGVRFYHEGKDLGGPFNGTELSLYPLQLHHSGCYRCGGRVNFAASLWWEMSAPVTVTVTIHVPVANATITPGPLSHQVHTGDPVTLRCSVQVGSAPVTFTWLHNGQEVAQGPILELGDVNVGHSGTYQCVATNQLGQDGHRVFQALSPELVLEVTQQGHWNTAVATGVSGSLLFLVLLVGVAVVWQRWNYMAARKHQERVPPDSLAFPGEDPQATYMELKGPHGQAWEPSDIYDHLQQKL from the exons atgctgtgtccctgccctgctgtccccggccctgtgctggccctggcaggCTGGTGTCCCCTGTCACCCACAGGCACCCAGaccacccagctcctggtggaGCCCCCCTGGATACCGGCAGTGCTGTGGGACCAGGTGACACTGACCTGCTGGGGCTTGGGGACCGCCGGTGCCACCACCTGGTACAAGGATGGGCAACGGTGGTGGCAGAAGGGACCTAACTGCTTCACTGTCACCATGAGTGGCACCTACACATGTGACAGACCTGGCACAGGGCCCAGCCCCCCCATGAGAGTCTCAAATG AGCGtcttgtgctgcagctgccgGCACGCgtgctgctggagggggacacggtgacactgcgctgccggggctggcaggATGGCACGGTCACTGGAGTACGATTCTACCACGAGGGGAAGGATCTGGGGGGGCCCTTCAATGGGACCGAGCTGTCCCTGtaccccctgcagctgcaccacagcGGCTGCTACCGCTGCGGGGGCAGGGTGAACTTTGCGGCATCACTGTGGTGGGAGATGTCAGCGccggtgacagtgacagtgacaataCATG tgcccGTGGCCAATGCCACCATCACCCCCGGTCCCCTGTCACACCAGGTGCACACAGGTGACCCCGTGACCCTGCGCTGCTCGGTGCAGGTTGGCTCAGCCCCTGTCACCTTCACCTGGCTACACAACGGGCAGGAGGTGGCCCAGGGTCCCATCCTGGAGCTTGGGGACGTCAATGTGGGACATTCGGGCACCTACCAGTGCGTGGCCACcaaccagctgggacaggacgGGCACCGCGTGTTCCAGGCACTCAGCCCCGAGCTGGTCCTGGAGGTGACACAACAAGGACACTGGAACACAG CAGTGGCCACAGGGGTCAGCGGGTCCCTCCTGTTCCTGGTCCTGCTCGTGGGTGTGGCTGTTGTCTGGCAGCGGTGGAACTACATGG CTGCCAGGAAGCACCAGGAAAG GGTGCCCCCAGATTCCCTGGCATTCCCCGGGGAGGATCCTCAGGCGACCTACATGGAGCTGAAAGGGCCACACGGGCAAGCATGGGAACCCAGCGACATCTATGACCATCTACAACAAAAGCTGTGA
- the LOC134562462 gene encoding low affinity immunoglobulin gamma Fc region receptor III-like isoform X4, whose protein sequence is MLCPCPAVPGPVLALAGWCPLSPTGTQTTQLLVEPPWIPAVLWDQVTLTCWGLGTAGATTWYKDGQRWWQKGPNCFTVTMSGTYTCDRPGTGPSPPMRVSNERLVLQLPARVLLEGDTVTLRCRGWQDGTVTGVRFYHEGKDLGGPFNGTELSLYPLQLHHSGCYRCGGRVNFAASLWWEMSAPVTVTVTIHVPVANATITPGPLSHQVHTGDPVTLRCSVQVGSAPVTFTWLHNGQEVAQGPILELGDVNVGHSGTYQCVATNQLGQDGHRVFQALSPELVLEVTQQGHWNTVATGVSGSLLFLVLLVGVAVVWQRWNYMAARKHQER, encoded by the exons atgctgtgtccctgccctgctgtccccggccctgtgctggccctggcaggCTGGTGTCCCCTGTCACCCACAGGCACCCAGaccacccagctcctggtggaGCCCCCCTGGATACCGGCAGTGCTGTGGGACCAGGTGACACTGACCTGCTGGGGCTTGGGGACCGCCGGTGCCACCACCTGGTACAAGGATGGGCAACGGTGGTGGCAGAAGGGACCTAACTGCTTCACTGTCACCATGAGTGGCACCTACACATGTGACAGACCTGGCACAGGGCCCAGCCCCCCCATGAGAGTCTCAAATG AGCGtcttgtgctgcagctgccgGCACGCgtgctgctggagggggacacggtgacactgcgctgccggggctggcaggATGGCACGGTCACTGGAGTACGATTCTACCACGAGGGGAAGGATCTGGGGGGGCCCTTCAATGGGACCGAGCTGTCCCTGtaccccctgcagctgcaccacagcGGCTGCTACCGCTGCGGGGGCAGGGTGAACTTTGCGGCATCACTGTGGTGGGAGATGTCAGCGccggtgacagtgacagtgacaataCATG tgcccGTGGCCAATGCCACCATCACCCCCGGTCCCCTGTCACACCAGGTGCACACAGGTGACCCCGTGACCCTGCGCTGCTCGGTGCAGGTTGGCTCAGCCCCTGTCACCTTCACCTGGCTACACAACGGGCAGGAGGTGGCCCAGGGTCCCATCCTGGAGCTTGGGGACGTCAATGTGGGACATTCGGGCACCTACCAGTGCGTGGCCACcaaccagctgggacaggacgGGCACCGCGTGTTCCAGGCACTCAGCCCCGAGCTGGTCCTGGAGGTGACACAACAAGGACACTGGAACACAG TGGCCACAGGGGTCAGCGGGTCCCTCCTGTTCCTGGTCCTGCTCGTGGGTGTGGCTGTTGTCTGGCAGCGGTGGAACTACATGG CTGCCAGGAAGCACCAGGAAAGGTGA